A region of uncultured Carboxylicivirga sp. DNA encodes the following proteins:
- a CDS encoding radical SAM/SPASM domain-containing protein gives MVRIKILEAWAILRVLNLKRIANAFKTILNYNLTQIWRSANIKHQPLALSIEPTSICNLKCPECPTGTNTLIRPRGKISLAEYKKIIDQLPKELIYLNLYIQGEPTIHPDIPELIQLANNKNLYTSTSTNGHFITPALGKKIVESGLTRIIFSVDGTTQESYEKYRIGGSLNKVIEGIKNITSAKKALNKTYPLVIIQFLVFKHNQHQLEEIKKIAKNLSVDKLEFKTAQFNNYSQSPVKPPTIERFRRYENTHLLRLKGRMLNKCWRQWHSAVITWNGKVAPCCYDKDAIYKLGDLSNNSFSEIWKSKESQLFKTTILQNKKNINMCHNCPEGRSFWS, from the coding sequence ATGGTAAGAATAAAAATACTTGAAGCTTGGGCTATTCTTAGAGTCTTAAACCTCAAAAGAATAGCCAATGCTTTTAAGACTATTCTTAACTACAACTTGACCCAAATTTGGAGGTCTGCAAATATTAAACACCAACCGTTAGCTCTTTCCATTGAACCCACAAGCATTTGCAACCTTAAATGCCCAGAATGCCCAACGGGGACGAATACTCTCATAAGACCTCGTGGAAAAATTTCGTTGGCTGAATACAAAAAAATCATAGACCAACTACCAAAAGAACTCATTTATCTCAACCTTTATATCCAAGGAGAACCCACCATACACCCAGACATTCCTGAATTAATACAACTGGCTAACAATAAAAACCTTTACACTTCAACTTCAACTAATGGACATTTTATAACACCTGCTTTGGGCAAAAAAATTGTCGAATCTGGCCTTACACGAATTATCTTTTCCGTTGATGGTACAACTCAAGAGAGTTATGAAAAATACAGAATTGGAGGTAGTTTGAATAAAGTGATTGAAGGCATTAAAAACATTACTTCAGCAAAAAAAGCATTGAATAAAACATATCCACTGGTTATAATTCAATTTTTGGTCTTTAAACATAATCAACATCAGTTAGAAGAAATAAAGAAAATCGCGAAAAATTTATCTGTTGATAAACTTGAATTTAAAACAGCCCAATTTAACAATTACAGTCAAAGCCCAGTCAAACCTCCCACAATCGAACGCTTTCGTCGTTACGAAAACACTCATCTGTTGAGACTAAAAGGAAGAATGTTAAACAAATGCTGGCGTCAATGGCATTCAGCCGTTATTACCTGGAATGGTAAAGTTGCCCCTTGTTGTTACGATAAAGATGCCATTTATAAATTAGGCGACCTTTCCAATAATAGCTTTTCCGAAATATGGAAATCAAAAGAAAGTCAACTGTTTAAAACTACCATCCTGCAGAATAAAAAAAACATCAACATGTGTCACAATTGTCCCGAAGGGAGAAGCTTTTGGTCATAA
- the frr gene encoding ribosome recycling factor: MQEEIELVLEDTKERMEKALEHLDNELAKIRAGKANPKMLEGVLVEYYGSMSPLSQVANLSTPDPRTIAIQPWEKQLIGAIEKGILVANLGLNPDNNGEIIRINIPPLTEERRRDLVKQAKKECEDAKVSIRSARRDSNEELKRMKKDGLSEDLEKDAEADVQKMTDAFIKKIDEMFEVKEKDILTV; the protein is encoded by the coding sequence ATGCAAGAAGAAATTGAATTAGTACTGGAAGATACCAAAGAAAGAATGGAAAAGGCTCTGGAACATCTTGACAATGAACTGGCCAAAATTCGCGCTGGTAAAGCCAATCCAAAAATGCTTGAAGGGGTATTAGTTGAATACTATGGTAGTATGAGTCCACTTTCGCAGGTTGCAAACTTAAGTACTCCTGATCCTAGAACAATTGCGATTCAGCCATGGGAAAAGCAATTAATCGGAGCTATTGAAAAAGGTATTTTAGTTGCTAATTTAGGATTAAATCCAGATAATAATGGTGAGATAATTCGAATTAATATTCCGCCGTTAACAGAAGAGCGCAGACGTGATTTAGTAAAGCAGGCGAAAAAAGAATGTGAAGATGCTAAAGTAAGTATTCGCAGTGCTCGTCGTGATAGCAACGAAGAATTAAAGAGGATGAAGAAAGATGGCCTGTCAGAAGATCTTGAAAAAGATGCCGAAGCAGATGTTCAAAAGATGACTGATGCCTTTATTAAGAAGATTGATGAAATGTTTGAGGTAAAAGAAAAGGATATTCTTACTGTATAA
- the dxs gene encoding 1-deoxy-D-xylulose-5-phosphate synthase encodes MNEGSSRLLDTINSPDDLKKIDSEFLPQVCDELREFIIDALSCNPGHFGASLGVVELTVALHYVFNTPYDKIIWDVGHQAYGHKILTGRRDRFYTNRKFKGISGFPNIFESEYDAFGVGHSSTSISAGVGIAAAAAMRGDDQQQVVAIIGDGAMTAGMAFEGLNNMSALKSNMTVILNDNNMAIDPNVGGFSEYLVDIATSGTYNKLRSEAFKALEKMKLAGPRSKEMITKLNNSLKNLLTKQTNIFEGLNIRYFGPVDGHDVQHLTRVLSDLKNIKGPKVLHVITKKGKGFKFAEENQTAWHAVGDKFDKITGELLKSNTSSIPKPPKFQDVFGQTIVELAEKNEKIVGITPAMPSGCSLNIMMEKMPDRAFDVGIAEQHAVTFSAGLAIAGYVPFCNIYSSFMQRSFDQVIHDVALQKLNVVFCLDRGGLVGADGATHHGVYDLSFFRGVPNLIVSSPIDEIELRNLMYTAQLPDKGPFSIRYPRGIGSNVDWQQPMAEIKIGTGRKLKDGNDLAVLSIGPVGVKAGQVITKIERDDLTIAHYDMRFVKPLDEAMLHEVLKKHKRIVTIEDGTVVGGLGSAVLEFMADNGYQARVKRLGVPDEFIEHGTQTELYGLCGFDKEGIEKAIIELLES; translated from the coding sequence ATGAACGAAGGCTCAAGCCGTTTATTGGATACTATCAATTCTCCAGATGATTTAAAGAAAATCGATTCAGAGTTTCTTCCTCAGGTTTGTGATGAATTGAGAGAGTTTATTATCGATGCTCTTTCATGTAATCCGGGCCATTTTGGAGCAAGTTTGGGTGTGGTTGAACTAACAGTGGCTCTTCATTATGTGTTTAATACGCCTTACGATAAAATTATTTGGGATGTGGGTCATCAGGCATATGGTCATAAAATACTTACTGGTCGTAGGGATAGATTTTATACCAACCGTAAATTTAAAGGAATAAGTGGTTTTCCAAATATTTTCGAGAGTGAATATGATGCGTTTGGAGTAGGCCATTCTTCAACTTCGATTTCTGCTGGTGTGGGTATTGCTGCAGCTGCTGCAATGCGAGGCGATGATCAACAACAGGTGGTTGCGATTATCGGTGATGGAGCAATGACTGCCGGTATGGCATTTGAAGGATTAAATAATATGTCGGCTTTAAAGTCAAATATGACGGTTATATTAAATGATAATAATATGGCCATTGATCCAAATGTTGGCGGATTTAGTGAATACCTTGTTGATATTGCCACCTCTGGAACTTATAACAAACTGAGGTCTGAAGCTTTTAAGGCTTTGGAAAAGATGAAGCTTGCCGGGCCACGCTCAAAAGAGATGATCACCAAGCTTAATAATTCGTTAAAGAATTTGTTAACTAAGCAGACTAATATTTTTGAAGGTCTTAATATCAGGTATTTTGGTCCTGTTGATGGTCATGATGTACAGCATTTAACTCGGGTTTTGAGTGATCTGAAAAACATTAAAGGGCCTAAAGTGCTTCACGTAATTACCAAAAAAGGTAAAGGATTTAAATTTGCTGAAGAAAATCAAACAGCCTGGCATGCTGTGGGTGATAAGTTTGATAAAATAACCGGAGAACTTCTTAAATCAAATACTTCTTCTATTCCTAAGCCTCCAAAATTTCAGGATGTTTTTGGTCAGACGATTGTTGAATTGGCCGAAAAGAATGAGAAGATTGTAGGTATTACACCGGCAATGCCATCGGGGTGTAGTTTAAATATTATGATGGAGAAGATGCCCGATCGTGCATTTGATGTAGGTATAGCAGAGCAACATGCCGTAACTTTTTCGGCAGGGTTGGCAATTGCTGGCTACGTTCCATTTTGTAATATCTATTCATCGTTTATGCAACGGTCATTCGATCAGGTTATTCATGATGTTGCATTGCAAAAGCTTAATGTGGTTTTTTGTTTAGATAGAGGCGGACTTGTTGGGGCAGATGGAGCTACTCATCATGGGGTATATGATTTGTCATTCTTCAGGGGAGTTCCAAACTTGATTGTTTCGTCTCCCATAGATGAAATAGAGTTGCGTAATTTAATGTATACTGCTCAGTTACCTGATAAGGGCCCTTTCTCAATAAGGTATCCGCGTGGAATTGGCTCCAATGTGGATTGGCAGCAACCAATGGCTGAGATAAAAATAGGAACAGGGCGAAAACTAAAAGACGGTAATGATTTGGCAGTTCTGTCAATTGGTCCTGTTGGCGTGAAAGCTGGTCAGGTCATCACAAAGATCGAAAGAGATGATTTAACCATAGCGCATTACGATATGCGTTTCGTCAAGCCACTGGATGAGGCGATGCTTCATGAAGTCCTCAAAAAGCATAAACGCATTGTTACCATTGAAGACGGTACTGTTGTAGGTGGTTTAGGAAGTGCTGTACTTGAATTTATGGCTGATAATGGGTATCAGGCAAGAGTTAAGCGCCTGGGTGTGCCTGATGAGTTTATTGAGCATGGTACACAAACAGAATTGTATGGTTTGTGTGGATTCGATAAAGAAGGAATTGAAAAAGCAATAATTGAATTATTGGAAAGTTGA
- a CDS encoding BtpA/SgcQ family protein has product MNLRSPDKIIVGMIHVGALPGTPHNQSSVKEIAKKAVSEAILYQKAGIDAIMIENMHDIPYLNKEVGHEITAAMAVIANEIRRNINIPIGIQILAGANKQALAVAHANDLDFIRTEGFVFSHVADEGLMNSCAGELLRYRKLIGAEKIKIFTDIKKKHSSHAITSAVSLLETAKAAEFFLSDGIIITGNSTGEAVEPADLAGLKSALKSPILIGSGITADNIETYWHQADVFIIGSHFKEDGMWTNDVDIERVKTFMSKVKNLRQ; this is encoded by the coding sequence ATGAACCTTAGATCGCCAGACAAAATTATTGTCGGCATGATACATGTTGGTGCATTGCCCGGCACTCCACATAATCAATCATCGGTAAAGGAAATTGCAAAGAAAGCTGTATCCGAAGCAATCCTCTATCAAAAAGCAGGTATTGATGCGATTATGATTGAGAATATGCATGATATTCCTTATTTGAACAAAGAGGTCGGTCATGAAATCACAGCAGCAATGGCAGTTATAGCCAACGAGATCAGAAGAAACATTAATATTCCAATAGGCATTCAGATTTTAGCCGGAGCCAATAAACAAGCCCTGGCGGTTGCCCATGCTAATGATCTTGACTTTATTCGGACTGAAGGATTTGTTTTTTCGCATGTTGCCGACGAAGGACTGATGAATAGCTGTGCAGGTGAATTATTAAGATATCGCAAATTAATTGGTGCTGAAAAAATAAAGATCTTTACCGATATTAAAAAGAAACATTCTTCCCATGCTATTACGTCTGCTGTTTCACTACTTGAAACAGCAAAAGCAGCAGAATTCTTTTTGAGCGATGGAATTATCATTACAGGAAATAGTACTGGTGAAGCCGTTGAACCAGCCGATCTGGCCGGTTTAAAATCAGCACTGAAATCACCTATTCTAATAGGATCAGGAATTACAGCAGATAACATTGAAACTTATTGGCATCAGGCAGACGTTTTTATTATCGGCTCCCATTTCAAAGAAGATGGTATGTGGACAAATGATGTTGACATCGAACGCGTCAAAACATTCATGAGTAAAGTTAAAAACTTAAGGCAATAA
- a CDS encoding ATP-binding protein: MAKSKGSRLVREIDVFIRRRLGPSSTPTGDGLHYWRERIFHYFSIGVLFFGLVVYLYLGLTFIQEEAYTNAVFTTFVFLSAVFVTSVRSLPFKFRVGWILFLIYLIGIYQVLKANNSAVGYMFLLSYTLMAGILVGQKSAWLSILISTVSLTVSAVLLYIPIIEIPYKPAIPFMDFLRLAVVFTIVILITLLPLNSLLNGMLFSLKKEQRFRRLLRREHENLVLAKRKAEESDRLKTSFLSNMSHEIRTPMNAILGFSNLLSHPEIDTTEKEEFVNLIKINGKNLLTLVEDIIDISKLDSGQLQIKNGPCKLHSLMSDIFENFHEDIKRRGLFNLKLYLKEGVSDNNILILTDEHRLKQILVNLIGNAIKFTERGFIEFGYTQIEDQFLQFYVKDTGIGLPRGKENEIFERFSKFNNDKQRLYGGTGIGLSIAKHLVDLLGGEIWVESEAMIGTTFYFTLPYHRLMNQKLEEDKKREAIQDFNWEGKTFLVAEDEEDNFRYIEVALALSNASLIWAKDGQEAVNVFRKVNNIDLVLMDIKMPLMDGYTATREIKSISKNVPVIAQTAYALSEEKEKSKEAGCDDYIAKPIGYEDLLLTINKYVPGNRNQA, from the coding sequence ATGGCAAAGAGTAAAGGTTCAAGGCTAGTAAGGGAAATAGATGTGTTTATCCGTAGGCGCTTAGGTCCTTCATCCACACCAACTGGAGATGGCCTTCACTACTGGCGTGAGCGCATATTCCATTATTTCTCCATTGGAGTCTTGTTTTTTGGCCTGGTAGTTTACCTATATCTGGGACTTACCTTTATCCAGGAAGAAGCCTACACCAACGCAGTATTCACCACCTTTGTTTTCTTATCGGCTGTTTTTGTGACCTCAGTCAGATCTTTACCTTTTAAATTCAGGGTTGGGTGGATATTGTTTTTAATATATCTAATAGGCATTTACCAGGTTCTCAAAGCAAATAATTCAGCTGTTGGATACATGTTTTTGCTTTCCTATACACTTATGGCAGGCATTCTTGTCGGTCAAAAAAGCGCATGGTTATCCATCCTGATTTCTACTGTTTCATTAACGGTTTCAGCAGTATTGCTGTATATACCAATAATTGAAATCCCTTATAAACCAGCCATTCCATTCATGGATTTTCTGCGACTTGCAGTCGTTTTCACTATAGTTATTCTTATCACCCTCCTACCGCTTAACAGCTTATTAAACGGCATGTTGTTCAGTCTTAAAAAAGAACAACGATTCAGAAGATTACTCCGCCGTGAACATGAAAACCTTGTATTGGCAAAAAGAAAGGCAGAGGAAAGTGACCGCCTCAAGACCTCTTTCTTGTCGAACATGTCGCACGAAATCAGGACCCCGATGAATGCCATTTTGGGATTCTCAAACCTATTGTCTCATCCTGAGATTGATACTACCGAAAAAGAGGAATTTGTTAATCTTATCAAGATAAACGGAAAAAACCTCCTTACACTGGTAGAAGATATCATTGATATCTCAAAACTGGACAGTGGACAATTACAAATCAAGAACGGCCCTTGTAAACTTCATTCGTTAATGTCTGATATTTTTGAAAACTTTCATGAAGATATCAAACGCAGAGGTTTATTTAATCTAAAGCTGTACCTTAAAGAAGGGGTTAGTGACAATAACATTCTTATACTCACTGACGAACACAGACTGAAACAAATTCTTGTAAACCTCATAGGTAATGCCATTAAATTTACCGAACGTGGTTTTATTGAATTTGGATATACGCAAATCGAAGATCAGTTTCTACAATTCTATGTTAAAGACACAGGCATTGGTCTTCCTCGAGGCAAAGAAAATGAGATTTTTGAACGTTTCTCTAAATTTAACAACGACAAGCAACGACTTTATGGTGGAACCGGTATTGGACTTTCAATCGCCAAACACCTGGTCGACTTATTAGGCGGAGAAATTTGGGTCGAATCGGAAGCGATGATTGGAACAACATTCTATTTCACGCTACCTTACCACCGACTTATGAACCAAAAGCTTGAAGAAGATAAAAAAAGAGAGGCTATTCAGGATTTCAATTGGGAAGGCAAAACATTTCTTGTAGCTGAGGATGAAGAAGACAACTTCAGATACATAGAAGTTGCTCTGGCATTATCCAATGCAAGTCTGATCTGGGCAAAGGATGGTCAGGAAGCGGTAAATGTATTCCGCAAGGTAAATAATATCGACCTTGTATTGATGGATATTAAGATGCCACTAATGGATGGATATACTGCAACCCGCGAGATTAAGAGTATCAGTAAAAATGTTCCGGTAATCGCTCAAACGGCTTATGCTCTTTCTGAAGAAAAAGAAAAATCTAAGGAAGCTGGTTGTGATGACTACATTGCCAAACCTATTGGTTACGAAGATTTATTACTGACCATCAATAAGTACGTTCCAGGAAACAGAAATCAAGCTTAA
- a CDS encoding MgtC/SapB family protein, translated as MSIQDFIIRMVIAMAGGLIIGFERSWHHKSAGLRTNTLVAVGSALFVMLSINLTQDEGDVTRIVGQVVSGIGFLGAGIIFKEGITVHGLTTAATVWCSSAIGCFAAAGYYLETLIGTVFILIINNLLLPLDKKLSERDK; from the coding sequence ATGAGTATCCAGGATTTTATCATTCGCATGGTTATTGCAATGGCGGGTGGACTAATAATAGGTTTTGAACGTAGCTGGCATCATAAATCAGCTGGTTTGAGAACAAATACACTGGTGGCTGTTGGCTCAGCGCTCTTTGTTATGCTTTCAATAAATCTAACACAGGACGAAGGTGATGTAACCCGTATCGTTGGTCAAGTGGTAAGCGGTATTGGCTTTTTAGGGGCCGGCATTATTTTTAAAGAAGGAATAACAGTACATGGCTTAACAACAGCAGCTACAGTATGGTGTAGCTCTGCCATAGGCTGCTTTGCTGCAGCAGGCTATTACCTCGAAACGTTGATCGGAACCGTATTTATTTTAATCATTAACAATCTTCTTTTACCTCTGGATAAAAAATTATCTGAGCGTGATAAATAG
- a CDS encoding HD domain-containing protein, with amino-acid sequence MKEQVRNNIEKWAKEKLISVDAGHDWWHIERVLANAKKIHHNEGGEWMVIELSVLLHDVPDPKFFDEEQMLLEIREKLQNEGIDSNVQEHIMQIISHLSFSKGWSENKFDSLEFRIVQDADRLDAIGAVGIARAFSYGGHKGRDFYDPKIKPAQFNNAEEYRNSNGTTINHFYEKLLLLKDQMKTVTGKQLANQRHEYMESFLKQFYNEIGDVL; translated from the coding sequence ATGAAAGAGCAGGTAAGAAATAATATTGAGAAATGGGCTAAAGAAAAACTTATTTCAGTTGATGCCGGTCATGATTGGTGGCATATCGAACGGGTATTGGCAAATGCAAAAAAGATACATCATAATGAAGGTGGTGAATGGATGGTGATTGAGTTATCTGTTTTGTTACATGATGTTCCGGATCCAAAATTCTTTGATGAAGAACAAATGTTACTTGAGATAAGAGAGAAGTTGCAAAATGAGGGAATCGACAGTAATGTGCAGGAACATATTATGCAAATTATTAGTCATTTATCTTTCTCAAAAGGATGGTCAGAAAATAAATTTGATTCGCTCGAATTCAGAATTGTCCAGGATGCTGACCGATTGGATGCCATTGGGGCTGTTGGTATTGCCAGGGCTTTTAGTTACGGAGGTCACAAGGGAAGAGATTTTTACGATCCTAAAATAAAACCTGCCCAATTTAATAATGCCGAAGAGTATAGAAACAGTAATGGCACAACAATTAATCATTTCTACGAGAAGCTTTTATTGTTAAAGGATCAGATGAAGACTGTAACAGGCAAACAACTTGCCAATCAGCGACATGAATATATGGAAAGCTTTCTTAAGCAGTTTTATAATGAGATAGGGGATGTTTTGTAA
- a CDS encoding transglycosylase domain-containing protein translates to MPAKKNTPRKRSTNKKTKQSSSKKKIILLSLKLFVMALAVGSLFVLFVYLGIFGRLPSSEQLAKIQNNTASEVFSIDHELMGRYYVEQRLTVDNNQVSPNVKNALIATEDSRFFEHNGLDFISLGRVLFRSVFLGDRAQGGGSTISQQLAKNLYPRKRLGFLTLPVGKTKEIFTAARLEDTYSKDDILTLYLNTVPFGEDIFGIEMAARRFFGKQSKQLNPAEAATLVGMLAANTAYNPRLHPERSVQRRNIVLKRMNEQNFLSDTEYQKWKQSKMVLNYHRIDHNTGIAPYFREKIRVQAQKILEEKYGDKYDIYADGLRIFTTIDATLQEYAEQAVDQQMERLQGEFDRHWKNRDPLEKHPNIYLDALRNSKRYKLMEDAGWKEEKIFKEMEKPASMTIYTAAGEKKVSMSPVDSVKHYLMMLNTGFVAINPKNGYVLAWVGGIDHKTSQYDHVTSQRPVGSTFKPIVYTAALADGMEPCEWISNEQQVYEDYDDWKPSNSDGNHEGYYTLKGGLARSVNTISAKVITRIGIDKAIDMAHSMGIEASIPEVPSIALGTAEISLLEMVSAYTTFPNYGRPVEPVMLLRIEDRNGNILYVNENEQQSRQVYDDQVAYFIIEMMKGVVERGTGSNLRALYNLKSELAGKTGTTQDNSDGWFIGYTPSLVAGAWVGNDQPSIRFRSTALGSGGHMALPIFARFMQRLERDAQMGEYYATSFYPVPEEMKDRLMCDDYSLEDPDKDILNRLFDSFGRPDSTRIKRREDRKAKRDERKENRDHKSVLDRMKELFKKN, encoded by the coding sequence ATGCCGGCTAAAAAGAATACCCCCAGAAAACGTTCAACTAATAAAAAAACAAAACAATCGAGCTCTAAGAAAAAAATTATCTTGTTGTCATTGAAGCTGTTTGTAATGGCTTTGGCAGTAGGTTCTTTATTCGTACTTTTTGTTTATCTGGGTATTTTTGGTCGTCTGCCGTCGAGTGAACAATTGGCAAAAATTCAGAACAATACAGCATCTGAAGTTTTTTCAATTGATCATGAGCTGATGGGGCGTTACTATGTTGAACAACGCCTTACCGTAGATAATAATCAGGTATCACCCAATGTAAAAAATGCTTTAATTGCAACAGAGGATAGTCGATTCTTTGAGCATAACGGGCTGGATTTTATCAGTCTGGGTAGGGTTTTGTTTCGAAGTGTTTTTTTGGGAGACAGAGCACAAGGTGGTGGAAGCACTATTAGTCAACAGTTAGCAAAGAACCTATATCCACGTAAGAGACTTGGCTTTTTAACTTTACCGGTAGGCAAAACAAAAGAAATATTTACGGCTGCCCGACTGGAAGATACATATAGTAAAGATGATATTCTTACTCTTTATTTAAATACTGTTCCTTTTGGTGAAGATATTTTTGGTATAGAAATGGCTGCCCGCCGTTTTTTTGGGAAACAATCAAAACAGTTGAATCCGGCAGAAGCTGCAACATTAGTGGGTATGCTGGCTGCCAACACTGCTTATAATCCACGGCTTCATCCGGAGAGAAGTGTTCAACGTAGAAATATTGTTCTAAAAAGAATGAATGAGCAAAATTTTCTATCAGATACTGAATATCAGAAGTGGAAACAAAGCAAAATGGTTCTTAACTATCATCGGATAGATCATAATACTGGAATAGCACCATATTTCAGAGAGAAGATTCGTGTTCAGGCACAAAAAATACTGGAAGAAAAGTATGGTGACAAATATGATATCTATGCTGATGGATTAAGGATTTTTACTACCATTGATGCGACACTACAGGAGTATGCTGAGCAGGCTGTTGATCAGCAAATGGAGCGATTACAAGGAGAGTTTGATCGTCATTGGAAAAACCGCGATCCATTGGAGAAGCATCCCAATATCTACCTGGATGCATTGCGTAATTCGAAACGCTACAAGTTAATGGAAGATGCCGGCTGGAAAGAAGAGAAGATCTTTAAAGAGATGGAGAAGCCTGCTTCGATGACAATCTATACCGCTGCCGGTGAAAAAAAAGTATCCATGAGTCCGGTTGATTCAGTGAAGCATTACCTCATGATGCTCAATACCGGCTTTGTGGCAATTAATCCGAAGAATGGATATGTTCTGGCATGGGTTGGTGGTATCGATCATAAAACTTCGCAATACGACCATGTTACCTCGCAACGACCAGTGGGGTCAACTTTTAAACCCATTGTATATACAGCGGCATTAGCTGATGGGATGGAGCCTTGTGAATGGATTTCGAATGAACAGCAGGTTTATGAAGATTATGATGATTGGAAACCATCTAATAGCGACGGTAATCATGAGGGTTATTACACACTTAAAGGCGGATTGGCCAGGTCGGTGAATACCATTAGTGCCAAGGTTATTACCCGTATAGGGATTGATAAAGCTATTGATATGGCTCATAGCATGGGCATTGAAGCCAGCATACCGGAAGTGCCGTCTATTGCATTAGGAACAGCAGAGATTTCATTACTTGAAATGGTATCGGCATATACTACTTTTCCAAACTATGGTCGTCCGGTAGAACCGGTAATGTTGTTACGTATTGAAGATCGTAATGGCAATATTTTGTATGTAAATGAAAATGAACAGCAAAGCAGGCAGGTTTACGACGATCAAGTAGCATATTTCATCATTGAAATGATGAAAGGAGTAGTAGAGCGCGGAACCGGAAGTAATCTTAGAGCTTTATATAATCTTAAAAGTGAGTTAGCAGGAAAAACCGGAACAACTCAGGATAATTCAGATGGATGGTTTATTGGCTATACGCCTTCATTAGTTGCAGGAGCCTGGGTTGGTAATGATCAGCCAAGTATTCGATTCCGTTCAACTGCTCTGGGAAGTGGAGGACATATGGCTTTGCCAATCTTTGCTCGATTTATGCAAAGGTTAGAGCGAGATGCTCAGATGGGTGAATATTATGCAACTTCGTTTTATCCTGTTCCGGAAGAAATGAAAGATCGCCTTATGTGTGATGATTATTCTCTGGAAGATCCTGATAAAGATATCCTAAATCGTTTATTTGATAGTTTTGGCCGACCTGATTCAACTCGAATAAAACGACGTGAAGATCGCAAGGCAAAGAGGGATGAACGAAAAGAGAATCGTGATCATAAAAGTGTTTTGGATCGTATGAAGGAACTGTTTAAAAAGAATTAA
- a CDS encoding OmpA family protein — MKKWILASFIAIVYSTACIPLKQYQETADRANQLEQEAGILRSENEELKVSKNELSAEVQRLKKQIEQLLQDTTNLSRRLQKEQYKYADLNKSYTDALQKFKNSSGSDADNKDLLAFLQRLQEELQAREDALHKAETDLFKQQKELAASKSQMESQNTRLQELEQALQQKDNALLALRKSINDALTGFSSDELKVHMKDGKVYVSLEEKLLFQSGSYQVNAQGAEALKKIARVLEENNNIEIIVEGHTDKIPFKSGVLIDNWDLSVKRATSVVRIMLDNSQIDPSMISASGRSAFLPVKDGSDAASLQANRRTEIILTPKMDQILNLLENK; from the coding sequence ATGAAGAAGTGGATTTTAGCAAGTTTTATAGCAATTGTTTATTCAACAGCCTGTATTCCATTAAAACAATATCAGGAAACTGCTGACAGAGCCAACCAACTGGAGCAAGAAGCCGGAATACTCAGATCAGAGAACGAAGAACTAAAGGTTAGCAAAAACGAACTTTCAGCTGAAGTTCAAAGATTAAAAAAACAAATCGAACAACTTCTGCAGGATACTACGAACCTAAGTCGTAGGCTCCAAAAAGAACAATACAAATATGCCGATCTTAACAAAAGCTATACAGACGCCTTACAAAAATTCAAAAACTCATCAGGCAGCGATGCCGATAACAAAGATTTATTAGCCTTTTTACAAAGACTACAGGAAGAGTTACAAGCTCGCGAAGATGCACTTCATAAAGCAGAGACAGATCTATTTAAACAACAAAAAGAGCTGGCGGCCTCAAAAAGTCAAATGGAATCTCAGAACACAAGGTTACAGGAACTAGAACAAGCCCTTCAACAAAAAGACAATGCCCTTTTGGCACTAAGAAAAAGCATCAATGATGCTCTAACAGGTTTTTCAAGCGACGAATTAAAAGTTCACATGAAAGACGGAAAGGTTTATGTATCACTTGAAGAGAAATTATTATTCCAATCAGGCAGTTACCAAGTCAACGCACAGGGAGCTGAAGCCCTTAAAAAAATTGCCCGAGTATTAGAAGAAAATAACAATATTGAAATAATTGTTGAAGGACACACTGATAAAATTCCATTTAAAAGTGGTGTTCTTATAGATAATTGGGATTTAAGCGTCAAGCGTGCTACATCAGTAGTGAGAATAATGCTTGACAATAGCCAAATCGATCCTTCCATGATATCAGCTTCAGGCAGAAGTGCCTTTCTACCAGTTAAAGATGGTTCGGATGCTGCCTCATTACAAGCAAATCGCAGAACAGAAATTATTCTCACACCCAAAATGGATCAAATTCTGAATTTATTGGAGAATAAATAA